In one window of Bradyrhizobium sp. AZCC 1721 DNA:
- a CDS encoding acetate--CoA ligase family protein, protein MDALERLIRPKSVAIIGASADAGKLTSRPLAFLQKHGYGHEIFPVNPRYPSISGHPCFPDIRSLPHAPDVAIVLVGSARVPEAVRDLGAIGTGAAIVLAGGFGESGADGMARQQALKSAAGGMRLLGPNTIGLVNLTDGIALSASAALQNSQAVPGSIALVSQSGGILGSLLSRAEAQGIGFSKLIATGNEADIDVSDLVGYLIDDPATQVIALYLEGLRKPMQFRQAAQRAAQAGKPIVAFKVGRSESGAHAASSHTGALAGSDAVYDALFRQLGIIRALQFSDLLDIPLALSSGRRLKGRRIAVVTSTGGAASLVADAAGLAGFETLAPDQMTAERLKALNIPDVVLDRNPIDVTLAGVKSEYFRGVLDSVLESPSYDAVAVILGSSSITEPEIVGAPLRDCFARTDKPIVTFASPHAPQAIRHLNLSGIPTFATPEACATAFSAMWRMRDKSSPQVSAPTVPAAFGADVQSMLRPGPLNEYESKALFAKFGVPITREVCVATSEKAAPAALNFGGNVAIKILSREVLHKSDVGGVAVNIAPGEAGAICMRMAEGFLSATGRKPEGFLVQELVTGGIEMILGFKYDKQLGPSILLGTGGIAAELYKDTAVRLAPLSRRDAEEMIDELKSAPLLRGFRGRPVADVDALVDAMLAFSSMATSIGKNLLEAEINPLFVLPRGNGVKAGDGVVVVAADGDGRG, encoded by the coding sequence ATGGACGCTCTGGAACGTTTGATCCGACCGAAGAGCGTGGCGATCATCGGCGCGTCGGCCGATGCCGGCAAGTTGACCAGCCGTCCGCTCGCCTTTCTGCAAAAGCATGGCTACGGGCACGAAATCTTTCCCGTGAACCCACGCTATCCGTCGATTTCCGGCCATCCCTGCTTTCCGGACATCCGGTCGTTGCCGCATGCGCCCGATGTTGCCATCGTTCTGGTCGGCTCTGCGCGCGTTCCGGAAGCGGTGAGGGACCTCGGCGCCATCGGCACCGGGGCGGCCATCGTGCTCGCCGGCGGATTTGGCGAAAGCGGCGCGGACGGAATGGCGCGACAGCAGGCGTTGAAAAGCGCCGCGGGCGGCATGCGGCTGCTCGGGCCGAATACGATCGGCCTCGTCAATCTCACCGATGGGATCGCATTGTCGGCGAGTGCGGCGCTTCAGAACAGCCAGGCTGTGCCCGGCTCGATCGCGCTGGTATCGCAGAGCGGGGGCATTCTCGGATCGCTGCTGTCGAGAGCCGAGGCCCAGGGGATCGGGTTTTCCAAACTGATCGCGACGGGCAATGAAGCCGATATCGATGTATCCGATCTCGTCGGCTACCTGATCGACGATCCCGCCACGCAGGTGATTGCGCTCTATCTGGAAGGCCTGCGCAAGCCGATGCAGTTTCGCCAGGCGGCGCAGCGGGCGGCGCAGGCCGGCAAGCCGATCGTCGCCTTCAAGGTCGGGCGATCCGAGTCCGGCGCCCATGCCGCAAGCTCGCATACCGGAGCGCTCGCGGGATCGGATGCCGTCTACGATGCGTTGTTCAGGCAACTCGGTATCATCAGGGCGCTGCAATTCTCCGATCTGCTCGATATTCCGCTGGCATTAAGCTCCGGGCGGCGACTGAAAGGTCGCCGTATCGCCGTGGTGACATCAACCGGCGGCGCGGCGAGCCTGGTCGCCGACGCGGCCGGCCTGGCGGGGTTTGAGACCCTGGCGCCGGACCAGATGACGGCCGAGCGCTTGAAGGCGCTGAACATCCCGGATGTCGTGCTGGATCGAAACCCGATCGACGTTACCTTGGCGGGCGTGAAATCCGAATACTTTCGAGGTGTGCTCGACAGCGTGCTCGAAAGTCCTTCCTACGATGCGGTTGCCGTCATCCTGGGATCGTCCTCGATCACCGAGCCAGAGATTGTCGGCGCGCCCTTGCGCGATTGCTTCGCCCGGACCGACAAGCCGATTGTGACATTTGCCAGTCCCCACGCGCCGCAGGCGATCAGGCATCTCAATCTCTCGGGCATACCGACTTTCGCCACCCCAGAGGCCTGCGCCACCGCGTTTTCCGCCATGTGGCGCATGCGCGACAAGAGTTCTCCGCAAGTCAGCGCGCCGACTGTCCCCGCGGCGTTTGGAGCCGATGTCCAGAGCATGCTGCGGCCAGGTCCTCTCAACGAGTATGAGAGCAAGGCGCTGTTTGCGAAGTTCGGCGTTCCGATCACCCGCGAGGTCTGTGTCGCTACATCAGAGAAAGCTGCGCCCGCTGCGCTGAATTTCGGCGGCAACGTCGCGATCAAGATTCTCTCGCGCGAGGTGCTTCACAAGTCCGATGTCGGGGGAGTGGCGGTTAATATCGCGCCCGGTGAGGCCGGAGCCATCTGCATGCGTATGGCAGAAGGCTTTTTGTCGGCGACAGGCCGAAAGCCCGAGGGATTTCTGGTTCAGGAACTGGTGACCGGTGGCATCGAAATGATCCTCGGTTTCAAGTACGACAAGCAGCTTGGCCCCTCGATCCTGCTCGGCACGGGCGGCATCGCCGCCGAACTTTACAAGGACACCGCCGTGAGACTGGCGCCGCTTTCGCGGCGGGATGCGGAGGAAATGATCGACGAGCTGAAGTCTGCCCCGCTGCTGCGCGGCTTTCGCGGCCGTCCCGTTGCGGATGTCGATGCTCTCGTCGACGCCATGCTCGCTTTCTCCAGCATGGCGACGTCGATCGGAAAGAACCTACTGGAGGCGGAGATCAATCCTTTGTTTGTCTTGCCGAGAGGGAACGGAGTTAAGGCGGGAGACGGTGTCGTCGTTGTCGCGGCAGATGGGGATGGCAGAGGCTGA
- a CDS encoding enoyl-CoA hydratase/isomerase family protein: protein MTSLVEYSVEDSVAIVRLNRPDVRNAINDEMRAQFIAVFDRAGNDEAVRAVVLTGNGKSFCSGGDISGMRDRLQAPAGKVAFNGWRRQQQTHRSVAALHGMGKVTVAAVNGAAAGLGCDLALACDFIVASEDAAFSMSFVRRGLVSDGGGMYFLPRRIGLSRAKEMIFTGRPVGSAEAIAIGLADRVRSAGTLVHDAAAWARDLSKGSLAAIALTKGIMDRTFETAEEQVFALGREAQAICYTTAEHRESVAVFLDKSGR, encoded by the coding sequence ATGACTAGCCTGGTCGAGTATTCAGTTGAGGATTCCGTCGCCATCGTGCGATTGAACAGGCCGGATGTGCGCAACGCCATCAACGATGAGATGCGTGCCCAGTTCATCGCCGTGTTCGACCGCGCCGGTAACGACGAGGCGGTGCGGGCAGTGGTCCTCACCGGCAATGGAAAATCGTTCTGTTCGGGCGGCGATATTTCCGGCATGCGCGATCGGCTGCAGGCGCCGGCCGGAAAGGTGGCGTTCAACGGCTGGCGCAGACAGCAGCAGACTCACCGCAGTGTCGCGGCACTCCACGGCATGGGGAAGGTGACGGTTGCGGCGGTGAACGGCGCCGCCGCGGGTCTCGGATGCGATCTCGCGCTCGCCTGCGATTTCATCGTGGCTTCGGAAGATGCGGCGTTCAGCATGAGCTTCGTTCGTCGCGGACTGGTCTCCGATGGCGGAGGCATGTACTTCCTGCCGCGCCGGATCGGGCTGTCCCGCGCCAAGGAGATGATCTTCACCGGCCGTCCCGTGGGTTCGGCCGAAGCCATCGCGATTGGCCTCGCAGATCGCGTGCGTTCGGCCGGGACGCTCGTGCATGATGCGGCCGCATGGGCGCGCGATCTCAGCAAGGGTTCTCTTGCAGCCATCGCTCTGACCAAGGGGATCATGGACCGCACGTTTGAAACGGCGGAAGAGCAGGTCTTTGCATTGGGACGCGAGGCCCAGGCGATCTGCTACACGACTGCCGAGCACCGGGAATCGGTGGCGGTATTCCTCGACAAATCCGGGCGCTAG
- a CDS encoding tripartite tricarboxylate transporter substrate binding protein encodes MPKSKAICPSRTAARRRLPIIVAALSLMAALAGTPVRAEYPAKVIKIVVPFSSGGGTDIIARTLAQEISTDLGKPVIIENKPGAGTVIGTQLVATSEPDGYTLLLASFAHAVNPSLNNKLPFDPHKDFAAVSLIARSLNIVVVNPASKIKSVADLIAEARANPAKLNYGTFGTGTSAHLAGELFKSMANVNLTTVSYRGAAPAITDLLGGQIDVIFTTVASAASLIGGGQLRALAVTTAERSSAFPDLPTVAEAGVPGYAAESWYGLYAPAKTPAPIIERLNKAVAKAVQSSAFKRLETNEGLIMVGGAPEELDRYVRDEEARWGKLIKDANIKVE; translated from the coding sequence ATGCCAAAGAGCAAGGCCATCTGTCCTTCAAGAACCGCGGCGCGCCGGCGCCTGCCGATCATTGTTGCCGCTCTGTCGTTGATGGCGGCGCTGGCCGGCACCCCGGTCCGGGCCGAATACCCGGCCAAGGTCATCAAGATCGTCGTTCCCTTCTCCTCCGGCGGCGGCACCGACATCATCGCGCGAACGCTGGCACAGGAGATCTCGACGGATTTGGGTAAGCCGGTCATCATCGAGAACAAGCCGGGCGCCGGCACCGTCATCGGGACCCAGCTTGTCGCGACCAGCGAGCCCGATGGCTACACGCTGCTACTGGCAAGCTTCGCCCATGCGGTCAATCCGAGTCTGAACAACAAGCTTCCGTTTGATCCGCACAAGGATTTCGCGGCGGTCTCGCTGATCGCGCGATCGCTCAATATCGTCGTCGTCAATCCAGCATCGAAGATCAAATCGGTCGCCGACTTGATCGCGGAAGCCAGGGCCAACCCTGCAAAACTCAACTACGGTACGTTCGGCACGGGGACTTCGGCCCATCTGGCGGGCGAACTGTTCAAATCGATGGCCAATGTGAACCTGACCACGGTGTCTTACCGGGGCGCCGCGCCGGCGATCACCGATCTTTTGGGCGGCCAGATCGATGTCATCTTCACCACGGTGGCAAGCGCCGCCTCGCTCATCGGAGGCGGGCAATTGCGAGCATTGGCCGTCACTACCGCGGAACGTTCGTCTGCATTTCCCGATTTGCCGACGGTCGCCGAGGCCGGGGTGCCAGGCTACGCCGCGGAGAGCTGGTACGGATTGTACGCGCCGGCGAAGACGCCTGCGCCAATCATCGAGCGTCTGAACAAGGCCGTCGCAAAGGCGGTTCAATCCTCGGCTTTCAAGCGCCTCGAAACCAATGAGGGCCTGATCATGGTCGGCGGCGCCCCCGAAGAGCTCGACCGCTATGTGCGGGACGAGGAAGCGCGATGGGGCAAGCTGATCAAGGACGCGAACATCAAGGTGGAGTAG
- a CDS encoding IclR family transcriptional regulator domain-containing protein, with translation MLDDVRSERAYRLAAAVISFGHAMRVSSPVLNALGRMMRAESMRRRINVGLATADRSMMVYLESVRFDPRVALRNVVAGQQVPMELTSLGRAYLAGITEQERARLFATFKRRSAGATQSLLAEVQRSIRSVKRDGYCAVSWQRGVLAVATPIVVKGLPVYALNMSTQNVQPTARLSAEMGAYLMVFAKRCNEALAGE, from the coding sequence ATGCTGGACGACGTTCGCAGCGAACGCGCCTACCGGCTCGCCGCAGCGGTGATCAGCTTCGGGCATGCGATGCGCGTGAGCTCGCCGGTGCTCAACGCCTTGGGCCGGATGATGCGTGCCGAATCCATGCGGCGAAGGATAAATGTAGGACTGGCCACCGCGGACCGCTCGATGATGGTCTATCTGGAATCAGTGCGCTTCGACCCGCGCGTGGCGCTACGCAACGTCGTTGCGGGACAGCAGGTGCCGATGGAGTTGACCTCGCTCGGGCGCGCCTATCTGGCGGGCATCACTGAACAGGAAAGAGCCCGCCTGTTCGCAACATTCAAGCGGCGCAGCGCCGGGGCAACGCAAAGCTTGCTCGCCGAGGTGCAACGATCGATCCGGTCGGTCAAGCGCGATGGGTATTGCGCCGTGTCGTGGCAGCGCGGCGTTCTCGCGGTTGCGACACCGATCGTCGTCAAAGGTCTGCCGGTCTATGCGCTGAACATGAGCACACAGAATGTGCAACCAACCGCGCGGCTTTCCGCCGAGATGGGTGCCTATCTCATGGTGTTTGCCAAGCGGTGCAATGAGGCACTCGCCGGCGAATAG
- a CDS encoding multidrug effflux MFS transporter, whose protein sequence is MSDTSADALAASGHRPMGFPEFVIVIASIMALNPLAMDMMLPALPDIASAFHITSANRPQMVLSIFLVGFGVGQFVMGPLSDRFGRRPVLLGGMAVYCIASLLAIAAPSFETLLLARALQGLCTSATRVIATSIVRDCYAGRRMASVMSLAMMMFIAVPVVAPAFGQAVLLLTQWRGIFIVLMLYGVVVLIWSALRMPETLPVEKRRSLAVGEVLDAFRQTLTNRQTLGYALVAGGILGSLFAFVFTSQQVFTEIYKLGYYFPLAFAGVAVGTAIAGFVNSRLVGRLGMRVISHAALLGFVVIAATMLVAAKMQMLPLPLFMVLSVSMMFAFGLMIANFTALAMEPQGHIAGTAASLYGSITTLLGIGIGATIGQDYDGTLVPFATGFLLCTLAALAVVLVVEKGRLFRPHVFKV, encoded by the coding sequence TTGTCCGATACCAGTGCCGATGCCTTGGCCGCTTCAGGCCACCGCCCGATGGGCTTCCCCGAATTTGTGATCGTGATCGCGTCGATCATGGCGCTGAATCCGCTTGCGATGGACATGATGCTGCCGGCGCTGCCGGACATCGCGTCCGCCTTCCACATCACCTCGGCCAACCGGCCGCAGATGGTGCTGTCGATCTTCCTGGTCGGCTTCGGCGTCGGGCAGTTCGTGATGGGCCCCTTATCCGACCGGTTCGGCCGGCGGCCGGTCCTGCTCGGGGGCATGGCCGTCTATTGCATCGCCAGCCTGCTCGCGATTGCCGCCCCCTCTTTCGAAACGCTGCTGCTGGCTCGCGCACTGCAAGGCCTCTGCACCTCGGCAACCCGCGTGATCGCGACATCGATCGTGCGCGACTGCTATGCCGGCCGGCGCATGGCCAGCGTGATGTCGCTGGCGATGATGATGTTCATCGCGGTGCCCGTGGTCGCCCCGGCCTTCGGCCAGGCCGTGCTGCTGCTGACGCAATGGCGCGGCATCTTCATCGTGCTGATGCTGTATGGCGTGGTGGTGCTGATCTGGAGCGCGCTGCGCATGCCGGAGACGCTGCCGGTCGAAAAGCGCAGGTCGCTCGCCGTCGGCGAGGTGCTTGACGCGTTCCGCCAGACGCTGACCAATCGCCAGACGCTGGGTTATGCGCTGGTCGCCGGCGGCATATTGGGTTCGCTGTTCGCGTTCGTGTTTACGTCGCAGCAGGTGTTCACCGAGATCTACAAGCTCGGATATTATTTTCCGCTTGCGTTTGCCGGCGTCGCGGTCGGAACCGCCATCGCCGGCTTCGTTAATTCCCGCCTCGTCGGCCGCCTCGGCATGCGTGTGATCTCCCACGCTGCTCTGCTAGGCTTCGTGGTCATCGCCGCAACCATGCTGGTCGCGGCGAAAATGCAGATGCTGCCGTTGCCGCTGTTCATGGTGCTCTCGGTATCCATGATGTTTGCGTTCGGGTTGATGATCGCCAATTTCACCGCGCTCGCCATGGAGCCGCAGGGCCATATCGCCGGCACCGCCGCGTCGCTGTACGGCTCGATCACCACCCTGCTCGGCATCGGCATCGGCGCCACCATCGGCCAGGATTACGACGGGACGCTGGTGCCGTTCGCGACCGGCTTTCTGCTCTGCACGCTGGCCGCGCTCGCGGTGGTGCTGGTGGTGGAGAAGGGCCGGCTGTTCAGGCCGCACGTCTTTAAGGTGTGA
- a CDS encoding M20 family metallopeptidase gives MDNRSSIWRGVDTIKPRFIDLSNRVWAMPEICYTETRSCAEHLAELRHQGFRITEQVAGIPTALMGEWGKGGPVIAFLGEYDALPGLSQEAGVAEPRPLQAGGHGHGCGHNLLGSAALLAATAVKDWLAEHKVPGRVRYYGCPAEEGGAAKTFMVRSGAFDDADIAITWHPHSFWEVVVTPSLANTRADFIFTGRTSHAAASPHLGRSALDAVELMNVGVNYMREHMPSDARVHYALLDTGGIAPNVVQAHARVRYSIRARDLPGMNELVERVHKIAQGAALMTETGVEMRIISAVSNLLPNTPLEQALHDIMEELGPPHFDEADKDFAQKIRSTLTEKDIATVYHAIGMEPTDRPLADFIVPLDAKRNPLIGSTDVGDVSWVVPTVQVHAPTIAIGTPLHTWQVVAQGKSPHAHKAMVQAAKAMAALGVRALTEPDLIAAAKADLNKRTARTPYVSPLPDSVAPPLDMSLV, from the coding sequence ATGGATAACCGCAGTAGCATCTGGCGTGGCGTCGACACCATCAAGCCGCGCTTCATAGACTTGAGCAACCGGGTCTGGGCGATGCCCGAGATCTGCTACACCGAGACGCGTTCTTGCGCCGAACATCTCGCCGAGCTGCGTCATCAGGGTTTCCGCATCACGGAGCAGGTCGCAGGCATTCCTACCGCCCTGATGGGCGAATGGGGCAAAGGCGGACCCGTGATCGCCTTCCTTGGCGAATATGACGCCCTGCCCGGTCTCAGCCAGGAGGCTGGAGTGGCGGAACCGCGGCCGCTGCAGGCCGGCGGCCATGGCCATGGTTGCGGCCACAATCTGCTCGGCTCCGCCGCCCTGCTCGCGGCCACGGCCGTGAAGGATTGGCTCGCCGAGCACAAGGTGCCGGGGCGCGTGCGCTATTACGGCTGCCCCGCGGAGGAAGGCGGAGCGGCGAAAACCTTCATGGTGCGATCGGGCGCCTTCGACGACGCCGATATCGCGATCACCTGGCATCCCCACAGTTTCTGGGAAGTCGTGGTGACGCCCTCGCTCGCCAACACCCGCGCCGACTTCATCTTCACCGGGCGCACCTCGCATGCCGCGGCCTCGCCGCATCTCGGCCGCAGCGCGCTGGATGCGGTCGAACTGATGAATGTCGGCGTTAACTACATGCGCGAACACATGCCGAGCGACGCGCGTGTTCACTATGCCCTGCTCGACACCGGCGGCATCGCCCCCAACGTGGTGCAGGCCCATGCCCGCGTGCGCTATTCGATCCGCGCCCGCGATCTGCCCGGCATGAACGAACTGGTGGAGCGCGTCCACAAGATCGCGCAAGGCGCGGCGCTGATGACCGAAACGGGTGTGGAGATGCGGATCATTTCCGCCGTCTCCAATTTGCTGCCCAACACCCCGCTCGAACAGGCCCTTCACGACATCATGGAGGAACTCGGCCCGCCGCATTTCGACGAGGCTGACAAGGATTTCGCGCAAAAAATCCGCTCGACGCTGACCGAGAAGGATATCGCTACCGTCTACCATGCGATCGGCATGGAGCCGACCGACCGGCCACTGGCCGATTTCATCGTGCCGCTGGACGCCAAGCGCAACCCGCTGATCGGATCCACCGATGTCGGCGACGTGAGCTGGGTCGTGCCGACCGTCCAGGTTCATGCCCCGACCATTGCCATCGGCACCCCCTTGCACACCTGGCAGGTGGTGGCGCAGGGCAAGAGCCCGCACGCCCACAAGGCCATGGTGCAGGCCGCCAAGGCCATGGCGGCGCTGGGCGTCAGGGCTCTGACGGAACCGGACCTGATCGCCGCCGCCAAGGCCGACCTGAACAAGCGCACCGCCCGCACCCCCTATGTCAGCCCGCTGCCGGACAGCGTGGCCCCGCCGCTGGACATGTCGCTGGTCTGA
- a CDS encoding peptide ABC transporter substrate-binding protein — protein MLDTELKAMIDEVKDGRMDRRGFVRRMLAFGLTAPMATQILAIGGVAMAEGPSVYKPTKRGGGGALKLLWWQGPTLLNPHFATGTKDQDGSRLFYEPLACWDPDGNMKLVLAAEIPSLQNGGLAADGKSVIWKLKPGVKWHDGKPFTADDVVFNWEYARDPATATVTIGFHRDITVEKVDDLTVRILFKKPTPFWADAFVGAPNCIIPKHLFADYKGAKSREAPNNLAPVGTGPYKFVEFKPGDVIRGVLNPDYHMPNRPHFDTVEMKGGGDAVSAARAVIQTGEYDFGWNIQVEDDVLLRLEKGGKGKTVYAVGGDTEFIALNFTDPNTEVDGERSSIKTKHPLLSDPAVRKALSMLVDREAVKKVIYGRAGRVTPNFLNGPEKFVSKNTSWEFSIEKASKLLEDAGWKVGADGIREKDGKKLKLLYQTAINGPRQKTQAIVKQACQKAGIDVELKSVVASVFFSSDVANPDTYAKFYADLEMFQIPMSQPDPAQHMRRYHSRNVATKENKWQGVNFPRWVNKEYDATIDAAEAETDMVKRAALYIKANDIMMQDIVFIPVMHRLKVEAAANTLRPVISGWANETDNLFDWYREATG, from the coding sequence ATGCTGGACACTGAACTCAAAGCCATGATCGACGAAGTAAAGGACGGGCGCATGGATCGCCGCGGCTTCGTTCGGCGTATGCTTGCTTTCGGTCTCACCGCACCCATGGCGACGCAGATTCTGGCCATTGGCGGCGTGGCCATGGCCGAAGGCCCCTCCGTCTACAAGCCGACCAAGCGCGGCGGCGGCGGCGCGCTGAAACTGCTCTGGTGGCAGGGACCGACCCTGCTCAATCCGCATTTTGCCACCGGCACCAAGGACCAGGACGGCTCGCGCCTGTTCTATGAGCCGCTCGCCTGCTGGGACCCGGACGGCAACATGAAGCTGGTTCTGGCCGCCGAAATTCCCTCGCTGCAGAACGGTGGCCTCGCCGCCGACGGCAAATCGGTGATCTGGAAACTCAAGCCCGGCGTCAAATGGCACGACGGCAAACCCTTCACCGCCGATGACGTGGTGTTCAACTGGGAATACGCCCGCGATCCCGCCACCGCCACCGTGACCATCGGCTTTCATCGCGACATCACTGTGGAGAAGGTCGACGACCTCACCGTCCGCATCCTCTTCAAGAAGCCGACGCCATTCTGGGCCGATGCCTTTGTCGGCGCCCCCAACTGCATCATCCCAAAACACCTGTTCGCGGACTACAAGGGAGCCAAGTCGCGCGAAGCGCCGAACAACCTCGCCCCCGTCGGCACCGGTCCCTACAAATTCGTCGAGTTCAAGCCGGGCGATGTGATCCGCGGCGTGCTCAATCCAGACTACCATATGCCGAACCGCCCACACTTCGACACCGTCGAGATGAAGGGCGGCGGCGACGCGGTCTCGGCTGCGCGCGCCGTCATCCAGACCGGCGAGTATGATTTCGGCTGGAACATCCAGGTGGAAGACGACGTCCTGCTGCGCCTGGAAAAGGGCGGCAAGGGCAAGACCGTCTATGCGGTCGGTGGCGACACCGAATTTATCGCCCTCAACTTCACCGACCCCAATACCGAGGTCGACGGCGAGCGTTCCTCGATCAAGACCAAGCACCCGCTGCTCTCCGATCCCGCGGTGCGCAAGGCACTCTCGATGCTGGTCGACCGCGAGGCCGTTAAGAAAGTCATCTATGGCCGCGCCGGACGCGTCACTCCCAATTTCCTCAACGGCCCCGAGAAGTTTGTTTCCAAAAACACTAGCTGGGAATTCAGCATCGAGAAGGCGTCCAAGCTGCTGGAGGACGCGGGCTGGAAAGTCGGCGCGGACGGCATTCGCGAGAAGGACGGCAAGAAGCTGAAGCTTCTTTACCAGACCGCGATCAACGGCCCGCGCCAGAAGACCCAGGCGATCGTCAAGCAGGCCTGTCAGAAGGCCGGCATCGACGTCGAACTGAAATCGGTGGTCGCCTCGGTGTTCTTCTCCTCCGACGTCGCCAACCCCGACACCTACGCCAAGTTCTATGCTGACCTCGAGATGTTCCAGATCCCGATGAGCCAGCCGGATCCGGCCCAGCACATGCGCCGCTATCATTCGCGCAATGTCGCCACCAAGGAGAACAAGTGGCAGGGCGTGAACTTCCCGCGCTGGGTCAACAAGGAATATGACGCGACGATCGACGCCGCCGAGGCCGAGACCGACATGGTGAAGCGCGCCGCTCTCTACATCAAGGCCAACGACATCATGATGCAGGACATCGTGTTCATCCCGGTGATGCACCGCCTGAAAGTGGAAGCTGCCGCCAACACGCTCCGCCCGGTGATCAGCGGCTGGGCCAACGAGACCGACAATCTGTTCGACTGGTATCGGGAGGCGACGGGCTGA
- a CDS encoding ABC transporter permease, which yields MSQYVLRRLMIAVPSLLGISLVLFIVLALAPGDPFSELATNPNVPPEVGAALRAKFGLDDPIYVRYLRWLAAMAQGDWGFSFVSRMNVDTLILQRLPTTLYVIGSAQILALLIAIPVGVFAATRPYSIFDQIANTFAFIGFSLPTFFTGLLFILVFSITLDWLPFVYSSDIKATGIRWLFEHIRQAIMPVMVLGLFQAASMTRFVRSAMLDVIRLDYVTTARAKGLGQSRVIVKHAMRNAMIPVVTLVALQMPAVFGGAIVTEQIFRIPGIGSLLISSILSNDTPVVMAVTFVFACLVVLFNLIADVLYGWLDPRISFR from the coding sequence ATGAGCCAGTATGTGCTGCGTCGTCTCATGATCGCCGTGCCGAGCCTGCTCGGCATTTCGCTCGTTCTGTTCATCGTGCTGGCGCTCGCGCCCGGCGATCCCTTCAGTGAACTGGCGACCAATCCGAACGTGCCGCCCGAAGTCGGGGCGGCGCTTCGGGCCAAGTTCGGCCTCGACGATCCGATCTACGTCCGCTACCTACGCTGGCTCGCGGCGATGGCGCAAGGCGACTGGGGCTTTTCCTTTGTCAGCCGGATGAATGTCGACACGCTGATCCTGCAGCGCCTGCCGACCACGCTTTACGTGATTGGCTCGGCGCAAATACTGGCGCTGCTGATCGCGATTCCCGTGGGCGTGTTCGCCGCGACCAGGCCCTATTCGATCTTCGATCAGATTGCCAACACATTTGCCTTCATCGGCTTCTCGCTGCCGACTTTCTTCACGGGGCTGCTATTCATCCTGGTCTTCTCGATCACGCTGGACTGGCTACCCTTTGTCTATTCCAGCGACATCAAGGCGACCGGGATACGCTGGCTTTTCGAGCATATCCGCCAGGCCATCATGCCGGTGATGGTGCTCGGCCTGTTCCAGGCAGCTTCGATGACGCGCTTCGTGCGTTCGGCCATGCTGGACGTGATCCGCCTTGACTACGTCACCACCGCCCGCGCCAAGGGCCTCGGGCAATCGAGAGTGATCGTCAAGCACGCGATGCGCAACGCGATGATTCCGGTCGTCACCCTGGTCGCGCTGCAGATGCCCGCCGTGTTCGGCGGCGCCATTGTCACCGAGCAGATATTCCGGATTCCGGGGATCGGCTCACTGCTGATTTCCTCCATCCTCTCCAACGACACGCCGGTTGTGATGGCCGTGACCTTCGTCTTCGCCTGTCTTGTGGTGCTCTTCAACTTGATCGCGGATGTCCTCTATGGCTGGCTTGACCCTCGCATCTCCTTCCGCTGA